Proteins found in one Thalassophryne amazonica chromosome 1, fThaAma1.1, whole genome shotgun sequence genomic segment:
- the ccdc58 gene encoding coiled-coil domain-containing protein 58, with the protein MAVPGGTLTPDGTLSCEDFSMFQEVLKVMRTIDDRIVYALNTTVPTVSFSDKVDATQRCKELYESMMEAHQRRDKAIKSCIAQTSEVVGQLREERAKDNDNLELIKQLRKEQTKLKLMQSELNVEEVVNDRSLKVFRERCRIHYTPPKVK; encoded by the exons ATGGCGGTGCCCGGTGGAACTTTAACGCCCGATGGAACTTTAAGCTGTGAGGACTTTTCAATGTTCCAG GAGGTTTTGAAGGTAATGCGGACCATAGATGATCGTATTGTGTATGCCCTGAACACCACCGTGCCCACAGTTTCCTTCTCTGACAAAGTGGATGCAACACAAAGATGCAAAGAGCTCTATGAATCT ATGATGGAGGCTCATCAAAGAAGGGACAAAGCTATCAAGAGTTGTATCGCCCAGACATCTGAGGTGGTGGGACAACTGCGTGAAGAACGAGCAAAAGATAATGACAACTTGGAGCTTATCAAACAGCTCAGAAAGGAGCAGACCAAA CTAAAGCTGATGCAGTCAGAGTTGAATGTTGAAGAAGTTGTCAATGACAGAAGTTTGAAG GTATTCCGGGAACGGTGCAGAATCCATTACACGCCTCCAAAGGTGAAGTAA